The genomic stretch CGATCAAAACGGCAAACTTGAAATAGGTATTAAAGAAAGCAATGCGCTCAACACAGCGATAACACTGAAAGTGATTGAGTTTCCATTCGTAAGCGTATTGTGGATTGGCGTGCTGGTAATGGTTATCGGTTTTTGGATGAGTGTCTATCAGGGCGCGAGAAGATTAATGGCAAAGGCGTAAATTTGTTTTTATAATGCCACAAATGCACGAGTAAAACATCTGTACATCTGTGGCGATAAATTTAAAATTCTATAAATGAAAAATCTGAAATATTTTTTTCTCTCAGTTTTTACACTATTCATTGGTATTACGCAGAGTTTCGCGCAGTGCGCGCTTTGCACGAAAACAGCACAACAATTGGGCGATGGACCGGGCACAGGATTAAACAAAGGCATTATATACTTAATGTTTATTCCGCTGGCATTGATTTTTTACATCGGTTATCGTTGGTATAAAAGAGAGAAGATGTTGAGAGCAGAACACAGAATATAATCAGCTTCCTACTTTTTTCCGGTATCTTTTAAAGAGACTTTGCCATTGCAACTCCAGCACGCCGAGAATGCCTTCTTTTAAAATACCTTTGTTCATTTTACTTGAACCAAACTTGCGGTCTTTAAACGTAATAGGCACTTCCACAATTTTAAATCCAAGCTTCCACGAAGCGAATTTCATTTCTACCTGAAACGCATATCCTACGAAAGTAATTGCGTCAAAATTAATTGTTTCCAATACCTTTCTTGTGTAGCAAACGAAGCCCGCAGTGGGGTCGTTCACAGGCATCCAGGTAATAATTCTTGTATAAATAGCGCCGCCTTTGGAGTAAATTTTTCTGTCGAGCGTCCAGTTTTCAATGTTGCCGCCTTTCACATAACGGCTGCCGACAGCAACGTCTGCACCGCCATTTTTGCAAGCATCATATAAGCGTTCAAGGTCTTCTGGCTCGTGCGAAAAATCAGCATCCATTTCAAATATAAATTGATAACTTCTTGCCAGTGCCCATTTAAAACCATGAATATACGCCGTACCGAGACCAAGCTTTCCTGTTCTTTGTTCTAAAAATAGTTCATTGGGAAAATCAGTCATTAAAGACTTTACGATTTCTGCCGTACCATCGGGCGAACCGTCGTCAATAACTAAAATATGATAATTCAACTGTAAGGCAAAAACATAACGCACGATGTTTTCGATGTTTTCCTTTTCGTTGTAAGTAGGTATGATAACGAGCTTTTCCAAAAAAGAGATTTAAGCCCGAAAATAAATATTCATCGGGATAATTTTGTTAATAACACTTTATTTTTTCAACAAAGATTTGTTTAAAATCTCCGTGATAATTTGTTTCGTGTGTAACGAGAAATCGCCTTTCATCATCCAGTCGTAATACTGAGGTTCCTGTTTCAAAACATCTGCAACCGATTTGCCTTTGTGCTTCCCGAAGTTGAAAACAATTACGTTGTTCTGAATCACGAAACGTCTTGCCAAATCCACAAACTTTTCTTCGCCGGTAAATGCCAAAATGCTATCGACCGTATTGCCGATATTCGGATAACGAAGTATTTGCGCTTCCAGCACTTCCCAGGTTGCGGCAGCGTCGGCTTCCGCGCTATGCGCGTCTTCCAGCGATTTGTCGCAATAAAATTTATATGCTGCACTCAGTGTGCGTTGCTCCATTTTGTGAAATACTTTTTGCACATCTACAAATCTTCTTCCGCTTAAATTAAAGTCGAGACCCACGCGCAAAAATTCTTCCACCAACACGGGAATATCAAACTTGTTGCTGTTGTATCCGCCGATGTCGCAGTTGTCGAGAAACTGATTTATTTCATTGGCTATATCTTTGAATGTAGGCGCATCTTTTACCATTTCATCCGAAATACCGTGAATATCCTGCGCCGCTTTCGGAATTTTCATTTGCGGATTTACAAGCTTTCGCTTGCGGATTTCTTCGCCGGTCGGCAAAATTTTTACAATCGCAATTTCAACAATTCTGTCGGTCGAAGTGTTGATGCCCGTTGTTTCCAAATCGATGAACGCCAAAGGACGTTGAAGTTGTATGTTCATAATAATTTTATTTGCTGTGATTCGTGTCCTCACGAATCACATTTTTTCGGTACGTGAAGACACTACCGAGGTATTGATTTTAATGAATCGTTTCTTTCAAAAACTGCTGAATATTCAATCCGTCATAATCGCCGCTGCTCATCAGCAATAATACGGAATTGTTATAAGATTGATTTTGTAAGAAATCAATCAACTTATTTTTATCATTGATAACTTCTAAATCGTTTTTGCCAAAACCCGCAACCACAGCCGCTTTCGGCAAAGGCGGCATTCGTTTTAATTTGAGTGCGTGCGCCGCGTAAAACACAGCCGCAACATCTGCGCTATTCATTGCGCCATTATATTGCTGCATAAAATTTTCATTCAGACTGCTGTATGTATGCAGTTCCAAAACGGCAATAATTTTCCTGTCGGGAAATTGCTGTTTAACTGCGTCAATCGTGGCTTTCACTTTGCTGGGCGCGTGTGCAAAATCGCGATAAACAACTGTGTTTTCATTTTCAAAAATCTGTTCCAATCGCTTTGCTGCACCGTTGAATGTTTTGATGGCATCCACAAAATGTTGCGCATCAATTCCTAATTCTTTACATACAAAATAGCCTGCATTCAGGTTGAGCAAATTATGATTGCCAAAGACTTGCAGCGTTGCTGTTGCATCTTCAATTTGCAAAATTGTTTTACCGTTTTCGATAGAATGTTCGGGCAAATGATATGGCTGGTAACGAATATCGTTTCGTTTATTTTCTTCCACCAAATTTTTCAATACTTCATCTGTCTCATTGTAAATAAGAATGCCGTCTTTTTCAATCGTGTTGATGAAGATTTTGAATTGTTCGAGATAAATTTCAAACGTGGGAAATACATTGATGTGGTCCCACGCAATACCCGTCAATACTGCAATATGCGGAAACAGAAAATGAAATTTCGGGCGCTTTTCCAGCGTGCTTGCAGGATATTCGTCTGCTTCGCAAACGATGATTGGCGCATCGGTAATATTCACGCTTTGCGCAAAACCTTCGAGCCGCGCACCCACGAGATAATCAAAGTCCAAATGATTTTTTTTCAGCACGTGCATCAGCATCGCGGTTGTGGTAGTTTTTCCATGACTTCCTCCGATGGCAATGCGCTTTTTATTTTTGCTTTCTTCGTAAATATATTCGGGAAAAGAATAAATTTTCAAACCCAGTTCTTTTGCTTTCAGCAATTCGGGATTATCTTCTTTAGCGTGCATTCCCAGAATGACTGCATCGATGGAAACATTGATGTTGTCTGCATTCCAGCCGATTTGCTTTGGCAGCAATCCCTCCTTTTCCAAATTGGATTTTGCCGGTTCAAAAATTTCATCGTCCGAGCCGGTAACTTCGTTTCCTTTTTTGTGCAAAGCAATGGCGAGTTGGTGCATTACGCTGCCGCCAATGGATATAAAATGTATGTGCATGAAATGAATCCTTGTTTGTGATTGCAAAGATTAAATAATTTTTCAGGATATAAGTTTTTACTTTGCATTTTAAAAATCGACAAACATATGAATTGGATTGAACTGATAAATGTTGTGCAACTGAATGATATCAAAGAAAAATCTTTTGCTAAGACACAAATCATTTACAAGCATAGCACTACTTGCAGCATCAGCAGAATGGTGGAAGCGCGATTGAACAATTCTAAGGAAAATATCGATGCGGACTTTTATTATCTCGATTTATTGACACACCGCGATGTGTCGACTGCTATTGCAGAAATGTTCGGCGTGCAGCACGAATCTCCGCAAATATTAGTTATCAAAAACGGCGTTTGCACCTACCACGAAAGCCACACGGCAATTCAGATATTTGAGATTGCAGAACAGGTTTAAGATTTATTTTCTTTCAGCATTTTTGCCACTATTTTATCAATCGGCAGCATTACGCTTTCTTCGCTCAAATCTTTTAAATCAATCCAGCGAAAGACTTCACTTTCGCTGTTTGGGTCGGCTGTTTGTTCCGGCGAAAAATCGAAAGGTTTTGTGTGTGTTTGCAACTTTTCGATTTCATCGCAATGAACAAAATAATATATGGAAATAATCTGATGCTCTTTGTTAAACGCCGATTGCTGGAAAAAATCGGTTGTGTAAAAATGCGCGCCAACATTGACTTTCAAGCCTGTTTCTTCCAAAAATTCGCGCTGCAAACAATCTCTTGTTCCTTCGCCAAGTTCCAAACCGCCGCCGGGAAATTTGGTAATATAATCGCCGCGAATAAATTCGTCGCTTACTAAAATTCTGTCGCGCTCATCTTTTAAAATTCCATATACACGAATGTTGAAGCTATTCATCATTTAGCTTTTTCATTTCCACCATTGCCATAATTTCTTTCATCGTTTTTTGCATTCCTTCGCTGCTGCCGTCAAGGAAAATCACATTACCTTTTCCTTTTTCCGCAAAGTTTTGCACGGCTTCCGTCCACATACTAAACAAGATTACATTCGTGTCCAAATTCGCTTGTCGCATTTGCGCAGCAGCGTCTGTCATGCCTTTTGCCACTTCTTCACGAAACAGCGCAACGCCTTGTCCGCGCAGGCGTGCCGCTTCTTTTTCGGCTTCGGCAGAAATTTTTATCGCGTTACCTTCGGCTTCCGCAGCTTTGGTTTTTGTAATCAACAATGCTTGTCCTTCGTTTTCCGCAGCAGCTTTTAAATTGTTGCTCGCAA from Arachidicoccus sp. BS20 encodes the following:
- a CDS encoding UDP-N-acetylmuramate--L-alanine ligase — encoded protein: MHIHFISIGGSVMHQLAIALHKKGNEVTGSDDEIFEPAKSNLEKEGLLPKQIGWNADNINVSIDAVILGMHAKEDNPELLKAKELGLKIYSFPEYIYEESKNKKRIAIGGSHGKTTTTAMLMHVLKKNHLDFDYLVGARLEGFAQSVNITDAPIIVCEADEYPASTLEKRPKFHFLFPHIAVLTGIAWDHINVFPTFEIYLEQFKIFINTIEKDGILIYNETDEVLKNLVEENKRNDIRYQPYHLPEHSIENGKTILQIEDATATLQVFGNHNLLNLNAGYFVCKELGIDAQHFVDAIKTFNGAAKRLEQIFENENTVVYRDFAHAPSKVKATIDAVKQQFPDRKIIAVLELHTYSSLNENFMQQYNGAMNSADVAAVFYAAHALKLKRMPPLPKAAVVAGFGKNDLEVINDKNKLIDFLQNQSYNNSVLLLMSSGDYDGLNIQQFLKETIH
- a CDS encoding NUDIX hydrolase, producing MMNSFNIRVYGILKDERDRILVSDEFIRGDYITKFPGGGLELGEGTRDCLQREFLEETGLKVNVGAHFYTTDFFQQSAFNKEHQIISIYYFVHCDEIEKLQTHTKPFDFSPEQTADPNSESEVFRWIDLKDLSEESVMLPIDKIVAKMLKENKS
- a CDS encoding polyprenol monophosphomannose synthase, with product MEKLVIIPTYNEKENIENIVRYVFALQLNYHILVIDDGSPDGTAEIVKSLMTDFPNELFLEQRTGKLGLGTAYIHGFKWALARSYQFIFEMDADFSHEPEDLERLYDACKNGGADVAVGSRYVKGGNIENWTLDRKIYSKGGAIYTRIITWMPVNDPTAGFVCYTRKVLETINFDAITFVGYAFQVEMKFASWKLGFKIVEVPITFKDRKFGSSKMNKGILKEGILGVLELQWQSLFKRYRKKVGS
- the ytxJ gene encoding bacillithiol system redox-active protein YtxJ, which gives rise to MNWIELINVVQLNDIKEKSFAKTQIIYKHSTTCSISRMVEARLNNSKENIDADFYYLDLLTHRDVSTAIAEMFGVQHESPQILVIKNGVCTYHESHTAIQIFEIAEQV
- a CDS encoding 3'-5' exonuclease, which codes for MNIQLQRPLAFIDLETTGINTSTDRIVEIAIVKILPTGEEIRKRKLVNPQMKIPKAAQDIHGISDEMVKDAPTFKDIANEINQFLDNCDIGGYNSNKFDIPVLVEEFLRVGLDFNLSGRRFVDVQKVFHKMEQRTLSAAYKFYCDKSLEDAHSAEADAAATWEVLEAQILRYPNIGNTVDSILAFTGEEKFVDLARRFVIQNNVIVFNFGKHKGKSVADVLKQEPQYYDWMMKGDFSLHTKQIITEILNKSLLKK